TTATATATTCTGGGTCATCGCATAGCATTTTTTCGTAATTATAGCTAATTAGTTCATCGGCTTTGTATTCTAACACTTCATATCGATGACTCCAAATATCATCACCATCATTATCAGCTTCTACTTGCTTTGGTTCTATCCTTATTCTTTTACCATTTTTAGTAGCGATTACCTCGTTATTATCTATATATTCTTTATCACCAAAATATGTATCCACAAAAGCTGTTTCGTTATTTTTCATTACGACTATTAGTCTGTTTGCGTTATTTTCATCTTTGCCAAACTTAAATTTCAAGCCAAATTTTGCTAGTTCTTTAAGCCAAGAATCCTTTTTAATATTCACATTTACATCAATAAATTTATAGCATTGCTGAGTGTCTTCGTAATTAGGATTTTTGTAAAAATCGAGCGTATATAATTTTACTTTTTCTCCAAAAGCAACTGAAGCAATTAGTCCTGCGGCAACTACTGAACCAAGAATTTTTTTCATTTTTTCTCCTTTGAAAAATTAAGTTTAAAAATAGAATTTTATCCAAACCTCTATTTTTTAGTTAGAGAATTCTAGAATTCCTTAGAATTAGAGAATTTTAGAATTCCCTAGAATTCCACAGAATTCCTTAAACTAGAATTCCCCAAACTAAAATTCCCTAAGATAAAAAATACCCCCTAGCCCCCAAAAACGCAGATAAAAGTTAGGGAATTCTAAAATTCTAAATTGGCTAAAGCCTTTATAAGCTTTCTTTTATCTCTATTTTTACGATTTTATCATTTGGCTTTATGCTATCAAGCACTTTTAGGCTATCTTTGCCCTCTACGTCGCCAAAGATAGTATGAACGCCATCTAAATGTGGCTGCGGCGCAAAGCAGATAAAAAACTGCGAACCGCCGGTATCACGGCCTGCGTGAGCCATTGAGAGCGTGCCTTTTTTGTGTTTTTCTTTTTGCCCTACGCACTCGCATTTTATGCGCCAGCCAGGTCCACCTGTGCCAGTGCCGTATGGGCAGCCGCCTTGTGCGACAAAGCCAGGTATTACTCTATGAAAGCTAAGTCCGTCATAAAAGCCGCTTTTAGCAAGTTCGGCGAAGTTTGCCACGGTTTGCGGGGCGCTTTTTGGATATAATTTTATATTTATATCGCCACGCTCTGTGCTAAGCACGGCATAAGCGCACTTTGCTAGCTCAGCTTCATTTATTTCATAAGTTTTTAACTCTTCCATTTTTATCCTTTATTTTGATTTACGCTGTTTTTAGGCTATTTTTTGATTTTTTATCACTGCTTTTTACGACATATAGCATGCCAGCAGTAAAAAACGCAGCAA
Above is a genomic segment from Campylobacter magnus containing:
- a CDS encoding peptidylprolyl isomerase, translating into MEELKTYEINEAELAKCAYAVLSTERGDINIKLYPKSAPQTVANFAELAKSGFYDGLSFHRVIPGFVAQGGCPYGTGTGGPGWRIKCECVGQKEKHKKGTLSMAHAGRDTGGSQFFICFAPQPHLDGVHTIFGDVEGKDSLKVLDSIKPNDKIVKIEIKESL